From Orcinus orca chromosome 3, mOrcOrc1.1, whole genome shotgun sequence, a single genomic window includes:
- the PCDH12 gene encoding protocadherin-12 isoform X1, translating into MMQLLPLLLGLWGPGGYLFLSGDCQEVATLTVKYQVSEEVPSGTVIGKLSQELGREERSGRAGAAFQVLQLPQALPIQVDSKDGLLSTGRRLDREQLCRQQDPCLVSFDVLATGDLALIHVEIQVLDINDHQPQFPKGEQELEISESASLRTRIPLDRALDPDTGPNTLHSYTLSPSEHFALDVIVGPDETKHAELVVVKELDREIHSFFDLVLTAYDSGNPPKSGTSLVKVNVLDSNDNSPVFAESSLALEIQEDAAPGTLLINLTATDPDQGPNGEVEYFLSKHVPPEVLDTFSIDAKTGQVILRQPLDYEKNPAYEVDVQARDLGPNPIPAHCKILIKVLDVNDNTPNIHITWASQPSLVSEALPKDSFIALIMANDLDSGNNGLVHCWLSQELGHFRLKRTNGNTYMLLTNATLDREQWPQYTLTLLAQDQGPQPLSVKKQLSIQISDANDNAPVFEKSRYQVSTRENNLPSLHLITIRAHDADLGVNGKISYHIQDSPVSHLVAIDSDTGEVTAQRSLDYEQMAGFEFLVIAEDRGQPQLASSVSVWVSLLDANDNAPEVIHPVLSDGKASLSVLVNASTGHLLVPIETPNGVGPAGTDMPPQATPSSRPFLLVTIVARDADSGANGELLYSIQSGNEAGLFVLSPHLGQLFINITNASSLTGSEWELEIVVEDRGSPSLQTRALLRVFFVTSVDHLRDSAREPGALSTSVLTVICLVVLLAISGLILALIMSICRTEKKDNRAYNCREAESTYRHQPKRPQKHIQKADIHLVPVLRGQVDEPGEAGQPPKHVGKEAMMEAGWDPCLQAPFHLTPTLYRTLRNQGNQGTLAESREVLQDTVNLLFNHPRQRNASRENLNLPEPQPTTGQPRSRPLKVAGSPTGRVPGDQGSKEAPLSPPASSATLRRQRNLHGKVAPEKESGPRQILRSLVRLSVAAFAERNPVEELTVDSPPVQQISQLLSLLHQGQFQPKPNHRGNKYLAKPGGSRSAIPDTDGPGARAGGQAEPDQEEGPLDPEEDLSVKQLLEEELSNLLDPYTGLALDRLSVPDPAWMARLSLPLATNYRDNVFSPDAATSEEPRTFQTFGKAPGPELSPTGTRLASTFLSEMSSLLEMLLEQRPAVPVEAASEVLRRLSVCGRTLSLDLATSGASGSEGPGGRSGKKGAKGRTSSGGSSRDLWIQEPGVPGDVRKPRP; encoded by the exons ATGATGCAACTTCTGCCACTTCTGCTGGGACTTTGGGGGCCAGGTGGCTACTTGTTCCTTTCAGGGGATTGTCAGGAGGTCGCCACTCTCACTGTGAAATATCAAGTGTCAGAGGAAGTACCGTCCGGCACAGTGATAGGGAAGCTGTCTCAGGAACTGGGCCGGGAGGAGAGGTctgggcgagcaggggctgcctTCCAGGTCTTGCAGCTGCCTCAGGCGCTCCCCATCCAGGTGGACTCCAAGGACGGCCTGCTCAGCACGGGGAGGCGGCTGGACCGGGAGCAGCTTTGCCGGCAGCAGGACCCCTGCCTGGTTTCCTTTGACGTGCTTGCCACAGGGGATTTGGCTCTCATCCACGTGGAGATCCAGGTGCTGGACATCAACGAccaccagcctcagtttcccaaaggTGAGCAGGAGCTGGAAATCTCTGAGAGCGCCTCCCTGCGCACCCGGATCCCCCTGGACAGAGCTCTGGACCCAGACACTGGCCCCAACACTCTGCACTCCTACACCCTGTCTCCCAGCGAGCATTTTGCCCTGGATGTCATTGTGGGGCCCGATGAGACCAAACACGCGGAACTCGTGGTGGTGAAGGAGCTGGACCGGGAAATCCATTCATTTTTTGATCTGGTGTTAACTGCCTATGACAGTGGGAACCCCCCCAAGTCAGGCACCAGCTTGGTCAAGGTCAATGTCCTGGACTCCAATGACAATAGCCCTGTGTTTGCTGAGAGCTCGCTGGCACTGGAAATCCAAGAAGACGCTGCCCCTGGTACTCTCCTCATAAACTTGACTGCCACAGACCCTGATCAAGGCCCCAACGGGGAGGTGGAATACTTCCTCAGTAAGCACGTGCCTCCAGAGGTGCTGGACACCTTCAGTATTGATGCCAAGACAGGCCAGGTGATTCTGCGTCAACCCCTAGACTATGAGAAGAATCCTGCCTACGAGGTGGATGTCCAGGCAAGGGACCTGGGTCCCAATCCCATCCCAGCCCACTGCAAAATTCTCATCAAGGTTCTGGATGTCAATGACAACACCCCAAACATCCACATCACGTGGGCCTCCCAACCATCCCTGGTGTCCGAAGCTCTTCCCAAGGACAGTTTCATTGCTCTCATCATGGCAAATGACCTAGACTCAGGAAACAACGGCCTGGTCCACTGTTGGCTGAGCCAAGAGCTGGGCCACTTCAGGCTGAAGAGGACCAATGGCAACACATACATGCTGCTAACCAATGCCACGCTGGACAGGGAGCAGTGGCCGCAATACACCCTCACTCTTTTGGCCCAAGACCAAGGACCCCAGCCCTTATCAGTCAAGAAACAGCTCAGCATTCAGATCAGTGATGCCAACGACAACGCGCCTGTGTTTGAGAAAAGCAGGTACCAGGTCTCCACTCGGGAAAACAACCTACCCTCTCTTCACCTCATTACCATCAGGGCCCATGATGCAGATCTGGGCGTTAATGGGAAAATCTCATACCACATCCAGGACTCCCCAGTTTCTCACTTGGTAGCTATTGACTCAGACACAGGCGAGGTCACCGCCCAGAGGTCACTGGACTATGAACAGATGGCCGGCTTCGAGTTCCTGGTGATCGCAGAGGACAGGGGGCAGCCCCAGCTTGCATCCAGTGTCTCTGTGTGGGTCAGCCTGCTGGATGCCAATGATAATGCCCCAGAGGTGATTCACCCCGTGCTCAGCGATGGGAAAGCCAGTCTCTCGGTGCTTGTAAATGCCTCCACAGGTCACCTGCTGGTGCCCATTGAAACTCCCAATGGCGTGGGTCCAGCAGGCACTGACATGCCACCACAGGCCACCCCCAGCTCCCGGCCATTCCTTTTGGTGACCATTGTAGCAAGAGATGCAGACTCGGGGGCAAATGGAGAGCTCCTCTACAGCATTCAGAGTGGGAACGAAGCTGGTCTCTTTGTCCTCAGCCCCCACCTGGGGCAGCTGTTCATCAACATCACCAATGCCAGCAGCCTCACGGGGAGTGAGTGGGAGCTGGAGATCGTGGTGGAAGACCGGGGCAGCCCCTCCTTACAGACCCGGGCCCTGTTGAGGGTCTTCTTCGTCACCAGTGTGGACCACTTGAGGGACTCAGCCCGTGAGCCTGGGGCTCTGAGCACATCGGTGCTCACGGTGATTTGCCTGGTCGTACTGCTGGCCATCTCCGGGTTGATCTTGGCTCTGATTATGTCCATTTGCCGGACAGAGAAGAAGGACAACAGGGCGTACAACTGTCGGGAGGCCGAGTCCACCTACcgtcaccagcccaagaggcccCAGAAACACATCCAGAAGGCGGACATCCACCTCGTGCCTGTGCTCAGGGGCCAGGTGGATGAGCCTGGCGAAGCTGGGCAGCCCCCCAAGCACGTGGGCAAGGAAGCGATGATGGAAGCAGGCTGGGACCCCTGCCTGCAGGCCCCCTTTCATCTCACACCGACCCTATACAGGACTCTGCGTAACCAAGGTAACCAGGGAACGCTGGCCGAGAGCCGAGAGGTGCTGCAGGACACTGTCAACCTCCTTTTCAAccatcccaggcagaggaatgCCTCCCGGGAGAACCTGAACCTTCCCGAGCCCCAACCTACGACGGGCCAGCCCCGCTCAAGGCCCCTGAAGGTTGCGGGCAGCCCCACAGGGAGGGTGCCTGGGGACCAGGGCAGTAAAGAGGCCCCGCTGAGCCCGCCGGCCTCCTCTGCAACCCTGAGGCGGCAGCGGAATCTCCATGGCAAAGTAGCCCCTGAGAAAGAGTCAGGCCCCCGTCAGATCCTGCGGAGCCTGGTCCGGCTGTCTGTGGCTGCCTTTGCGGAGCGGAACCCCGTAGAGGAGCTCACTGTGGATTCGCCTCCTGTTCAG CAAATCTCCCAGCTGCTGTCCTTGCTGCATCAGGGCCAATTCCAGCCCAAACCAAACCACCGGGGAAATAAGTACTTGGCCAAGCCCGGCGGCAGCAG GAGTGCAATCCCAGACACAGATGGCCCAGGTGCCAGGGCTGGTGGCCAGGCAGAACCAGATCAGGAGGAAGGGCCCTTGGACCCTGAGGAGGACCTCTCTGTGAAGCAGCTGCTAGAAGAAGAGCTGTCGAACCTGCTGGACCCCTACACAG GCCTGGCCCTGGACCGGCTGAGCGTCCCCGATCCGGCCTGGATGGCAAGACTCTCTTTGCCCCTCGCCACCAACTACCGTGACAACGTGTTCTCCCCGGACGCTGCGACCTCGGAGGAGCCCAGGACCTTCCAGACGTTCGGCAAGGCGCCGGGGCCCGAGCTGAGCCCGACGGGCACGCGGCTGGCCAGCACCTTCCTGTCGGAGATGAGCTCACTGTTGGAGATGCTGCTGGAGCAGCGCCCCGCCGTGCCGGTGGAGGCCGCCTCCGAGGTGCTGCGGCGGCTCTCAGTCTGCGGAAGGACCCTGAGTCTAGACCTAGCCACCAGCGGAGCCTCGGGCTCGGAAGGCCCTGGGGGCCGATCTGGAAAGAAGGGGGCCAAGGGCAGGACCagcagcggcggcagcagcagggaCCTGTGGATCCAGGAACCAGGGGTCCCGGGAGATGTTAGGAAGCCCAGGCCCTGA
- the PCDH12 gene encoding protocadherin-12 isoform X2, translating into MMQLLPLLLGLWGPGGYLFLSGDCQEVATLTVKYQVSEEVPSGTVIGKLSQELGREERSGRAGAAFQVLQLPQALPIQVDSKDGLLSTGRRLDREQLCRQQDPCLVSFDVLATGDLALIHVEIQVLDINDHQPQFPKGEQELEISESASLRTRIPLDRALDPDTGPNTLHSYTLSPSEHFALDVIVGPDETKHAELVVVKELDREIHSFFDLVLTAYDSGNPPKSGTSLVKVNVLDSNDNSPVFAESSLALEIQEDAAPGTLLINLTATDPDQGPNGEVEYFLSKHVPPEVLDTFSIDAKTGQVILRQPLDYEKNPAYEVDVQARDLGPNPIPAHCKILIKVLDVNDNTPNIHITWASQPSLVSEALPKDSFIALIMANDLDSGNNGLVHCWLSQELGHFRLKRTNGNTYMLLTNATLDREQWPQYTLTLLAQDQGPQPLSVKKQLSIQISDANDNAPVFEKSRYQVSTRENNLPSLHLITIRAHDADLGVNGKISYHIQDSPVSHLVAIDSDTGEVTAQRSLDYEQMAGFEFLVIAEDRGQPQLASSVSVWVSLLDANDNAPEVIHPVLSDGKASLSVLVNASTGHLLVPIETPNGVGPAGTDMPPQATPSSRPFLLVTIVARDADSGANGELLYSIQSGNEAGLFVLSPHLGQLFINITNASSLTGSEWELEIVVEDRGSPSLQTRALLRVFFVTSVDHLRDSAREPGALSTSVLTVICLVVLLAISGLILALIMSICRTEKKDNRAYNCREAESTYRHQPKRPQKHIQKADIHLVPVLRGQVDEPGEAGQPPKHVGKEAMMEAGWDPCLQAPFHLTPTLYRTLRNQGNQGTLAESREVLQDTVNLLFNHPRQRNASRENLNLPEPQPTTGQPRSRPLKVAGSPTGRVPGDQGSKEAPLSPPASSATLRRQRNLHGKVAPEKESGPRQILRSLVRLSVAAFAERNPVEELTVDSPPVQQISQLLSLLHQGQFQPKPNHRGNKYLAKPGGSRWRN; encoded by the exons ATGATGCAACTTCTGCCACTTCTGCTGGGACTTTGGGGGCCAGGTGGCTACTTGTTCCTTTCAGGGGATTGTCAGGAGGTCGCCACTCTCACTGTGAAATATCAAGTGTCAGAGGAAGTACCGTCCGGCACAGTGATAGGGAAGCTGTCTCAGGAACTGGGCCGGGAGGAGAGGTctgggcgagcaggggctgcctTCCAGGTCTTGCAGCTGCCTCAGGCGCTCCCCATCCAGGTGGACTCCAAGGACGGCCTGCTCAGCACGGGGAGGCGGCTGGACCGGGAGCAGCTTTGCCGGCAGCAGGACCCCTGCCTGGTTTCCTTTGACGTGCTTGCCACAGGGGATTTGGCTCTCATCCACGTGGAGATCCAGGTGCTGGACATCAACGAccaccagcctcagtttcccaaaggTGAGCAGGAGCTGGAAATCTCTGAGAGCGCCTCCCTGCGCACCCGGATCCCCCTGGACAGAGCTCTGGACCCAGACACTGGCCCCAACACTCTGCACTCCTACACCCTGTCTCCCAGCGAGCATTTTGCCCTGGATGTCATTGTGGGGCCCGATGAGACCAAACACGCGGAACTCGTGGTGGTGAAGGAGCTGGACCGGGAAATCCATTCATTTTTTGATCTGGTGTTAACTGCCTATGACAGTGGGAACCCCCCCAAGTCAGGCACCAGCTTGGTCAAGGTCAATGTCCTGGACTCCAATGACAATAGCCCTGTGTTTGCTGAGAGCTCGCTGGCACTGGAAATCCAAGAAGACGCTGCCCCTGGTACTCTCCTCATAAACTTGACTGCCACAGACCCTGATCAAGGCCCCAACGGGGAGGTGGAATACTTCCTCAGTAAGCACGTGCCTCCAGAGGTGCTGGACACCTTCAGTATTGATGCCAAGACAGGCCAGGTGATTCTGCGTCAACCCCTAGACTATGAGAAGAATCCTGCCTACGAGGTGGATGTCCAGGCAAGGGACCTGGGTCCCAATCCCATCCCAGCCCACTGCAAAATTCTCATCAAGGTTCTGGATGTCAATGACAACACCCCAAACATCCACATCACGTGGGCCTCCCAACCATCCCTGGTGTCCGAAGCTCTTCCCAAGGACAGTTTCATTGCTCTCATCATGGCAAATGACCTAGACTCAGGAAACAACGGCCTGGTCCACTGTTGGCTGAGCCAAGAGCTGGGCCACTTCAGGCTGAAGAGGACCAATGGCAACACATACATGCTGCTAACCAATGCCACGCTGGACAGGGAGCAGTGGCCGCAATACACCCTCACTCTTTTGGCCCAAGACCAAGGACCCCAGCCCTTATCAGTCAAGAAACAGCTCAGCATTCAGATCAGTGATGCCAACGACAACGCGCCTGTGTTTGAGAAAAGCAGGTACCAGGTCTCCACTCGGGAAAACAACCTACCCTCTCTTCACCTCATTACCATCAGGGCCCATGATGCAGATCTGGGCGTTAATGGGAAAATCTCATACCACATCCAGGACTCCCCAGTTTCTCACTTGGTAGCTATTGACTCAGACACAGGCGAGGTCACCGCCCAGAGGTCACTGGACTATGAACAGATGGCCGGCTTCGAGTTCCTGGTGATCGCAGAGGACAGGGGGCAGCCCCAGCTTGCATCCAGTGTCTCTGTGTGGGTCAGCCTGCTGGATGCCAATGATAATGCCCCAGAGGTGATTCACCCCGTGCTCAGCGATGGGAAAGCCAGTCTCTCGGTGCTTGTAAATGCCTCCACAGGTCACCTGCTGGTGCCCATTGAAACTCCCAATGGCGTGGGTCCAGCAGGCACTGACATGCCACCACAGGCCACCCCCAGCTCCCGGCCATTCCTTTTGGTGACCATTGTAGCAAGAGATGCAGACTCGGGGGCAAATGGAGAGCTCCTCTACAGCATTCAGAGTGGGAACGAAGCTGGTCTCTTTGTCCTCAGCCCCCACCTGGGGCAGCTGTTCATCAACATCACCAATGCCAGCAGCCTCACGGGGAGTGAGTGGGAGCTGGAGATCGTGGTGGAAGACCGGGGCAGCCCCTCCTTACAGACCCGGGCCCTGTTGAGGGTCTTCTTCGTCACCAGTGTGGACCACTTGAGGGACTCAGCCCGTGAGCCTGGGGCTCTGAGCACATCGGTGCTCACGGTGATTTGCCTGGTCGTACTGCTGGCCATCTCCGGGTTGATCTTGGCTCTGATTATGTCCATTTGCCGGACAGAGAAGAAGGACAACAGGGCGTACAACTGTCGGGAGGCCGAGTCCACCTACcgtcaccagcccaagaggcccCAGAAACACATCCAGAAGGCGGACATCCACCTCGTGCCTGTGCTCAGGGGCCAGGTGGATGAGCCTGGCGAAGCTGGGCAGCCCCCCAAGCACGTGGGCAAGGAAGCGATGATGGAAGCAGGCTGGGACCCCTGCCTGCAGGCCCCCTTTCATCTCACACCGACCCTATACAGGACTCTGCGTAACCAAGGTAACCAGGGAACGCTGGCCGAGAGCCGAGAGGTGCTGCAGGACACTGTCAACCTCCTTTTCAAccatcccaggcagaggaatgCCTCCCGGGAGAACCTGAACCTTCCCGAGCCCCAACCTACGACGGGCCAGCCCCGCTCAAGGCCCCTGAAGGTTGCGGGCAGCCCCACAGGGAGGGTGCCTGGGGACCAGGGCAGTAAAGAGGCCCCGCTGAGCCCGCCGGCCTCCTCTGCAACCCTGAGGCGGCAGCGGAATCTCCATGGCAAAGTAGCCCCTGAGAAAGAGTCAGGCCCCCGTCAGATCCTGCGGAGCCTGGTCCGGCTGTCTGTGGCTGCCTTTGCGGAGCGGAACCCCGTAGAGGAGCTCACTGTGGATTCGCCTCCTGTTCAG CAAATCTCCCAGCTGCTGTCCTTGCTGCATCAGGGCCAATTCCAGCCCAAACCAAACCACCGGGGAAATAAGTACTTGGCCAAGCCCGGCGGCAGCAG atggagaaactga